A genome region from Maridesulfovibrio salexigens DSM 2638 includes the following:
- a CDS encoding HD-GYP domain-containing protein, translating into MKGLTELLACIQDISGGNYSNDIMHLTTDEYDPYVRELAESVGLMMVRIEAREFALEQANEELKCNVVATVKAVARGLSLRDPYTRGHAERVGLYCERLARRMGLSEDEIWTVHVAGTLHDIGKIGFSDRLIQNVDTKVDEDMLAEIKQHPEWGFKMLRGLDFLGPALEYMRSHHERLDGTGYPNGLQGDEIKTGSRILSIADVFDAVTTTRSYQEAMDLEKAYSILRKLAGHSLDPELVELFIAEIKENCLEDVEENFSTCPMGKESPAGQESKNN; encoded by the coding sequence ATGAAAGGACTCACCGAACTTCTTGCCTGTATTCAGGATATTTCCGGCGGTAATTATTCCAATGACATCATGCATCTGACTACTGATGAATATGATCCCTATGTACGGGAACTGGCGGAATCCGTGGGTTTGATGATGGTCCGTATTGAGGCTCGTGAGTTTGCGCTTGAGCAGGCGAATGAGGAACTTAAGTGCAATGTGGTAGCAACCGTTAAGGCTGTTGCGCGCGGATTGAGCCTGCGCGATCCGTATACACGTGGACATGCGGAGCGGGTGGGGCTTTATTGTGAGCGTTTAGCCCGTAGGATGGGGCTTTCCGAAGATGAAATCTGGACTGTGCATGTTGCCGGGACTTTGCATGACATTGGCAAAATCGGTTTCAGTGACCGCTTGATCCAAAATGTGGATACCAAGGTTGATGAGGATATGCTGGCGGAGATCAAGCAGCACCCGGAATGGGGATTTAAGATGCTGCGCGGGCTGGATTTTCTCGGCCCTGCCTTGGAGTATATGCGGTCACATCATGAGCGTCTGGATGGTACTGGCTATCCAAACGGCTTGCAGGGCGATGAAATTAAGACAGGGTCACGTATCCTTTCCATCGCCGATGTATTTGATGCGGTAACTACCACCCGCAGTTATCAGGAAGCTATGGATTTGGAAAAAGCATATTCCATCCTGCGCAAGCTTGCTGGCCATTCTCTTGATCCTGAGTTGGTGGAGCTTTTCATTGCTGAAATTAAAGAAAACTGCCTTGAGGATGTGGAAGAAAATTTCAGCACCTGCCCTATGGGAAAAGAAAGTCCTGCCGGACAAGAATCAAAAAATAATTAA
- a CDS encoding AAA family ATPase: MNNPFRFNTLRPSDPFCDREKELTDLILHGMNGANVTLFSPRRYGKTSLIKRAQKEMHDKGAYVFYVDFYRVMSVEDLASRLARAVYEGLSEYVSFFEKGKKALLDFFKTYRPVFTPTEEGGVQIDVRATEGISGYDLLESLLSEIGKFTEKSDKPVHIAMDEFQDIVEVDKGKTEAILRTHIQMHGAGYIFAGSRRRILKSMFTDRHRPFYNSTLLMELPPLPHEDLVEYIVELFSKGGKSISHEAAAAVSNLVHQYPYYAQLFSYLLFSMRDNPSLDDVDECFESLLASERYSYQGIVDGLTPVQLSLLVGLAKYPGSKVTSQVFLKETNLSSGGVQKALKHLSIQDLVSNEENGWELVDPVFRRWLVRTF, from the coding sequence ATGAATAATCCTTTCCGTTTTAATACCTTGCGACCAAGTGATCCGTTTTGTGACCGTGAAAAGGAACTTACTGATCTCATTTTACACGGCATGAATGGTGCGAACGTAACGCTCTTCTCTCCTCGTAGGTACGGGAAAACATCGTTGATTAAACGTGCCCAGAAAGAAATGCATGATAAGGGCGCCTATGTCTTTTATGTCGATTTTTACAGGGTTATGTCGGTTGAGGATCTTGCTTCGAGACTGGCAAGGGCTGTGTATGAAGGTTTGAGCGAATATGTTTCTTTTTTCGAAAAAGGCAAAAAGGCTCTGCTTGATTTTTTCAAGACCTATCGTCCTGTTTTTACTCCTACTGAAGAAGGGGGAGTTCAGATTGATGTCCGTGCTACTGAAGGTATTTCCGGGTATGACCTGCTTGAATCTCTGCTTTCCGAGATAGGAAAGTTTACCGAGAAGTCGGATAAGCCTGTGCACATAGCCATGGACGAGTTTCAGGATATTGTGGAGGTGGACAAGGGTAAGACGGAAGCTATACTGCGAACCCATATCCAGATGCATGGGGCGGGGTATATCTTTGCGGGTAGCAGGCGGCGTATCCTCAAGTCTATGTTTACTGATAGGCATCGTCCTTTCTACAATAGCACTCTTTTGATGGAACTTCCTCCGCTACCACATGAAGATCTTGTGGAATATATTGTTGAGCTTTTCAGTAAGGGCGGTAAGTCCATTTCGCACGAAGCAGCTGCTGCTGTTTCAAATCTTGTTCATCAATATCCTTATTACGCACAGCTTTTCAGCTATTTGCTTTTCAGCATGAGGGACAACCCCAGCCTTGATGATGTTGATGAATGTTTTGAATCACTTCTAGCGAGCGAGAGATATTCCTATCAGGGGATCGTAGACGGCTTAACCCCGGTACAACTGTCTTTGTTGGTGGGATTGGCAAAATATCCGGGAAGCAAGGTTACTTCTCAGGTGTTTTTGAAGGAAACGAATCTATCGTCAGGTGGAGTCCAAAAGGCCTTGAAACATCTCAGTATACAGGACTTGGTCAGCAATGAAGAAAACGGCTGGGAACTTGTTGATCCTGTCTTCAGAAGGTGGCTGGTCAGAACTTTTTAA